One region of Cygnus atratus isolate AKBS03 ecotype Queensland, Australia chromosome 25, CAtr_DNAZoo_HiC_assembly, whole genome shotgun sequence genomic DNA includes:
- the LOC118258235 gene encoding myosin light chain kinase, smooth muscle-like, whose protein sequence is MSQAEGEEAFEYCDVVINTQEKVSDVYTQLEKLGEGKFGTVYRLQEKASGRIRAGKYFRTRTAKEKQAARAEVELMNLLHHPRLVQCLAAFQGPAELVMVMEYVAGGELFERIVDDDFEHTEPSSTQYMRQILEGLQYMHGQAVVHLDLKPENIVCVSPSGHWLKIADFGLARKLAPDTPVRVLHGTPEFMAPEVVSFEPVGFATDMWSVGVICYILLSGESPFQGDTDIETLSNITAAQWDFEEETFSDISPQAKDFISQLLQKDPGHRLSSPEALLHPWLQQPLPSSTKALPKERIKQFLARRKWQKTGKALLALNRLALLSQNMERRASEAQDEEDPCCSPEEDQASESLPQQGSSFSEPPMDKEEVEGGSIMTAGQAESSASIPQPRAT, encoded by the exons ATGTCTCAGGCAGAAG GTGAGGAGGCTTTTGAGTACTGCGATGTCGTCATCAACACCCAGGAGAAGGTTTCGGATGTGTACACGCAGCTGGAGAAGCTCGGAGA GGGCAAGTTCGGCACCGTGTACCGGCTGCAGGAGAAAGCCAGCGGCAGGATCCGGGCTGGGAAGTATTTTCGGACGCGGACGGCCAAAGAGAAGCAGGCGGCTCGGGCCGAGGTGGAGCTCATGAACCTGCTGCATCACCCGCGCCTCGTGCAGTGCCTCGCCGCCTTCCAGGGCCCCGCCGAGCTGGTGATGGTGATGGAGTA TGTGGCCGGCGGGGAGCTCTTCGAGCGCATTGTGGACGATGACTTCGAGCACAcggagcccagcagcacccagtaCATGCGGCAGATCCTGGAGGGGCTGCAGTACATGCACGGCCAGGCCGTCGTCCACCTTGACCTCAAGCCCGAGAACATCGTCTGCGTCAGCCCCAGTGGCCACTGGCTCAAGATCGCTGACTTTGGCCTGGCGCGGAAGCTGG CTCCAGACACCCCCGTGAGGGTGCTGCACGGGACCCCCGAGTTCATGGCTCCAGAAGTGGTCTCCTTCGAGCCCGTGGGGTTTGCCACGGACATGTGGAGCGTCGGTGTCATCTGTTACATCCT gctgagcGGGGAGTCCCCCTTCCAGGGGGACACCGACATAGAGACGCTGAGCAACATCACCGCTGCCCAGTGGGACTTTGAGGAGGAGACCTTCTCGGACATCTCCCCGCAGGCCAAGGACTTCATCAGCCAACTGCTGCAGAAGGACCCTGG ccaccgGCTCTCCAGCCCCGAGGCTCTGCTGCacccctggctgcagcagcccctgcccagcagcacgaAGGCGCTGCCGAAGGAGCGGATAAAGCAGTTCCTGGCTCGTCGGAAGTGGCAG aAAACAGGCAAAGCCCTGCTGGCACTCAACAGGCTTGCCCTGCTGTCCCAGAACATGGAGAGGAGAGCATCAGAGGCTCAGGATGAGGAAG ACCCGTGCTgcagtccagaggaggaccaaGCCTCTGAGTCTCTGCCCCAGCAGGGTTCCAGCTTCTCCGAGCCACCAATGGacaaagaggaggtggaaggtGGGAGCATCATGACTGCAGGACAGGCAGAGAGCAGTGCCAGcatcccccagccccgggccaCCTAG